A stretch of DNA from Vicingaceae bacterium:
AAATCAGGATTTGTTTTCAACAAATGGTATTTCAACTCGTTATAACTATCGGTGATGTCTTTATGTGTATAAAACAAATATCTCGACCTTAAAGAAGGATATTTTTGTTCTGCCTCTTCAATCAAAGCCGGGGAATATTGAAAAATGAAAATCCTGCCATTTTTGCTACTTATAAAAATATACCCCTCTTCTAAATATTCAGGAACTACTCCCACCGGATAAACTTTTGTTTTTTCAATTATATTTTGCTCCAATTCTGTTCCTTCTTTTTTTAATGATTGAAATTTTGGCAAAGCAAAACTTATGATGGCATCAATGTCGGGAATCGTCAACAAATCCTGATCGACGGTTTCTTCCCAAATGATTTTTTGACTTTTTAAATCAATTCTTTTAATTTTTTTGGGAAGCAACTCCCGTATATATTCCTTTTGTGATTTAATTTGATCGAGGTACCTGATGTTTCGATGCAATTGTTGCAAGTAGGGATACAACCATGTTCTGCTAAACCCTTTTTCTACTTTTTGCAAAAAAGCGAGAACCCTATATTTTTGCAGTTCATAATCAACATATGGCTCAATTAACCAGTTACCCTCCAAAGAATAGTTCATATCGCACTAATTTGAATTCTGTTTTTTAAACGTTGATAAATTAAATTAGTTTCATAGTTTTGCTTAAAATTTTTAAACATGAAAAGTGTAAAAATATTGTCTGTTGTTGCCTTATCATTCTATTTGTTTTCTTGTGTTCCGGCAAGGAAATTTGAAGAAATCAAAGCTAAACAAGAAAAATGTGAAGAAGAAAGAACATCTCTTGCTGCTGCAAAAATGAATTTGGAAAACGAAAACTCCGAACTTAAAAACAAAATTAAACAAATCAACGAAGAAATAGAAGGCCTAAGACAAGACACCACCGTAATGGGCACATCCCTACGGCAATTGCGAACCAATTACGACCAAATCAACCGCACTTACCAACTTTTGTTGGAGAAAAACAGAGAATTATTGGCCGGGAACGCAGAAGAAACCCGTAAATTGATGGGCGAATTGCAAAAATTGCAAAGCGACTTACAAAAAAAAGAAGATGCTTTGAAAATTTTAGAAATGCAACTGACCGAAAGAGAAGCTAAAGTGAAAGAATTGGAAAAGATCTTAAGTGAAAAAGATAAAGCCGTAAAAGAATTGAAAGCCAAAGTTCAAGCGGCATTACTCGGATTTGAAAACAATGGGCTGACCATTGAACAAAAAAACGGGAAGATCTATGTTTCTCTCGAAGAAAACCTTCTTTTCAAAACCGGAAGCTACACTGTGGATAAAAAAGGAGAAGAAGTACTTAAGAAATTAGGTAAAATGTTGGAGCAAAATCCTGAAATAAATATCATGGTAGAAGGACATACCGACAATGTTCCATACAAAGGCAGCGGCACCATTAAAGACAATTGGGACTTGAGTGTTTTGCGTGCCACATCTGTTGCCAGAATTATTTTAAGCAGTGCCAAAATAGACCCCAAGCGAATTGTAGCTGCAGGTCGCGGCGAAT
This window harbors:
- a CDS encoding cell envelope biogenesis protein OmpA; this translates as MKSVKILSVVALSFYLFSCVPARKFEEIKAKQEKCEEERTSLAAAKMNLENENSELKNKIKQINEEIEGLRQDTTVMGTSLRQLRTNYDQINRTYQLLLEKNRELLAGNAEETRKLMGELQKLQSDLQKKEDALKILEMQLTEREAKVKELEKILSEKDKAVKELKAKVQAALLGFENNGLTIEQKNGKIYVSLEENLLFKTGSYTVDKKGEEVLKKLGKMLEQNPEINIMVEGHTDNVPYKGSGTIKDNWDLSVLRATSVARIILSSAKIDPKRIVAAGRGEFFPIASNDTPEGRAKNRRTEIILTPKVDELLKILETH